Proteins from a genomic interval of Flammeovirgaceae bacterium SG7u.111:
- a CDS encoding peptidylprolyl isomerase translates to MSVKVGDKIKVHYVGTFNDGEVFDSSVARSQPLEFTVGDGSMIKGFDEAVRGMTVEEKKKVAIIAKEAYGEASDDNVVSFPLTSLPEGMNPNIGDQLMLNNQGQQIPVVVKGKTDTEIILDANHPMAGKDLNFEIEVVEIVG, encoded by the coding sequence ATGAGTGTTAAAGTAGGAGACAAGATTAAAGTACATTATGTTGGGACGTTTAACGATGGGGAGGTTTTTGACTCTTCGGTTGCACGTTCTCAACCGCTTGAATTTACCGTAGGTGATGGTTCTATGATCAAAGGCTTTGATGAGGCTGTGAGGGGAATGACAGTTGAGGAGAAGAAAAAGGTCGCAATTATTGCTAAAGAAGCTTATGGAGAAGCAAGTGACGACAATGTGGTAAGTTTTCCATTGACTTCTTTGCCAGAAGGCATGAATCCAAATATTGGAGACCAGTTAATGTTGAACAACCAAGGTCAGCAGATTCCTGTGGTAGTGAAGGGGAAAACAGATACGGAAATAATATTAGATGCTAATCATCCAATGGCTGGGAAAGACTTGAATTTTGAGATAGAAGTTGTAGAAATTGTAGGGTAG
- a CDS encoding diacylglycerol kinase family protein gives MLAYLIKELKSFRHAFSGLKFLLSDHNFYFHLPVGGLVVIAGFFFGVSKFEWMWLVAAILSVWITEALNTAIEGIVDIVSPEFDPKAGRVKDIAAAAVFLSVVFAGIVGILVFSPYLIGWLGIGA, from the coding sequence ATGCTGGCTTATCTCATAAAAGAGCTCAAAAGTTTTCGTCATGCCTTTAGCGGACTGAAGTTTTTGCTTTCCGACCATAATTTTTACTTCCATTTGCCAGTAGGCGGTTTGGTGGTAATTGCTGGCTTTTTTTTTGGCGTGAGCAAATTTGAATGGATGTGGCTAGTAGCAGCCATTTTATCGGTTTGGATTACCGAGGCGCTCAATACTGCTATAGAAGGTATAGTTGATATCGTTTCACCAGAATTCGACCCTAAAGCGGGGAGGGTGAAAGATATTGCCGCTGCGGCAGTGTTCTTGTCGGTCGTATTTGCAGGGATAGTTGGGATACTAGTTTTTTCCCCTTATCTCATCGGCTGGTTAGGCATAGGTGCTTAA
- a CDS encoding pirin family protein, whose protein sequence is MDSDKIIQIKPMNFPWETQDPFLFCAHHRDEYPAGNGKMGVDSAHLRGRNVGQDFTIKDGWRMYHGSTIPGFPYHPHRGFETVTINKEGFVDHTDSLGAAGRFGAGDVQWMTAGKGVQHSEMFPLLKEDGGNTLEIFQIWLNLPKASKFVEPSFKMLWKEEVPVLNVKDAQGNTTEINVIAGELNGTQAPAPTPNSWAANPENYVGIFTIKMNPNAQWTLPATGSEANRAVYFYKGNSLKTEGKSLSEYHMAYLKADQDIHLENGEGEGFLLVLQGKPIKEPVAQYGPFVMNTQTEIQEAFADYQRTEFGGWPWPEREQVHGKEKGRFAKHADGREEIKS, encoded by the coding sequence ATGGACTCGGATAAAATCATTCAGATAAAACCAATGAACTTTCCTTGGGAAACCCAAGACCCCTTTCTTTTTTGCGCTCACCATAGGGACGAATACCCTGCGGGAAATGGCAAAATGGGAGTTGATTCAGCCCATTTGCGAGGCAGAAATGTAGGGCAAGATTTCACCATAAAAGATGGATGGCGAATGTACCACGGAAGTACAATTCCAGGCTTCCCTTACCACCCCCACCGAGGGTTTGAAACGGTAACCATCAACAAAGAAGGCTTTGTAGACCACACCGATTCCCTAGGTGCAGCAGGCCGCTTTGGCGCTGGTGATGTACAATGGATGACCGCTGGGAAAGGCGTTCAGCACTCCGAAATGTTCCCCCTCTTAAAAGAAGATGGTGGAAATACCTTAGAAATCTTTCAAATTTGGCTCAACCTGCCCAAGGCTAGCAAGTTTGTAGAGCCTTCGTTCAAAATGCTTTGGAAAGAAGAAGTCCCTGTTTTAAACGTAAAAGATGCCCAAGGAAACACTACGGAAATAAATGTGATAGCTGGGGAGCTAAACGGTACGCAAGCTCCTGCACCCACACCAAACTCTTGGGCAGCAAACCCAGAAAACTATGTGGGGATTTTTACTATAAAAATGAACCCCAATGCGCAATGGACACTTCCAGCCACTGGTTCGGAAGCAAATAGGGCGGTATATTTTTACAAAGGAAATTCTTTGAAAACAGAAGGAAAATCTCTCTCAGAATACCATATGGCTTATCTAAAAGCGGATCAAGACATTCATCTGGAAAATGGTGAAGGTGAAGGTTTTTTACTCGTATTGCAAGGCAAGCCCATCAAAGAACCCGTTGCCCAGTACGGTCCTTTTGTGATGAACACCCAAACTGAAATCCAAGAAGCATTTGCCGACTACCAGAGAACTGAATTTGGTGGCTGGCCTTGGCCCGAGCGAGAGCAAGTTCACGGCAAGGAAAAAGGCAGGTTTGCCAAACATGCTGATGGAAGAGAAGAAATAAAATCGTGA
- the katG gene encoding catalase/peroxidase HPI, with translation MKKIIAFLTLLTLSAVIPACQEKKAQEMVEADGESGATKKEKPTTNRDWWPNQLNVSILRQNSFLSNPMKDSFNYIEEFNSLDYDSLKSDIRKVLTESQDWWPADFGHYGGLFIRMAWHSAGTYRSADGRGGSRAGQQRFAPLNSWPDNANLDKARRLIWPIKQKYGKKISWADLMVLTGNVALEDMGFKTFGFAGGREDVWEPELDVYWGAEKKWLGDEKRYSGDRELENPLAAVQMGLIYVNPEGPNGNPDPLLAADDIRATFGRMGMNEEETVALIAGGHTLGKAHGAGDASHVNHDPESADIEEQGFGWKSDYKSGKGADAITSGLEVTWTSTPARWSHMFFFSLFEHEWELTKSPAGAHQWVAKGEPKMTVPDAYDSEKRHKPTMFTTDLSLRMDPSFEKISRRFYENPELFNDAFARAWFKLTHRDMGPKTTYLGPEAPTEDLIWQDPIPAVDHQLINKSDIANLKSTILNSGLTISEMVTTAWASASTYRGSDRRGGANGSRIRLAPQKDWEVNNPAQLAKVLAVYDKIQADFNAKSGAKKVSMADLIVLAGAAAVEKAAANAGYTVDVPFVPGRMDATQEQTDIASFGLLEPMVDGFRNYLKTQYTISTEELLIDKAQLLTLTAPEMTVLVGGMRSLGTNYDGSKKGVFSDSKDELNNDFFVNLLDMSTEWKKADETKELFNGLDRKTGELKYTATRADLIFGSNSELRALAEVYASDDAKEKFIYDFVAAWDKVMKLDRFDLVYQ, from the coding sequence ATGAAAAAGATAATAGCATTTTTAACCTTATTGACCTTGAGTGCGGTTATTCCTGCATGCCAAGAGAAGAAGGCGCAAGAAATGGTAGAAGCCGATGGAGAATCGGGAGCTACTAAAAAAGAGAAGCCGACTACCAACAGAGATTGGTGGCCCAACCAATTAAATGTAAGTATTCTACGTCAGAACTCCTTTTTGTCAAACCCAATGAAGGATAGTTTCAATTATATCGAGGAGTTTAATAGCTTGGATTATGATTCGCTTAAAAGTGATATTAGGAAAGTGTTGACAGAGTCGCAAGATTGGTGGCCTGCCGATTTCGGTCATTATGGAGGTTTGTTCATCAGGATGGCTTGGCACAGTGCAGGCACGTACCGTTCGGCAGATGGGCGTGGGGGTTCTCGTGCAGGGCAACAGCGTTTTGCCCCGCTAAACAGCTGGCCTGATAATGCCAACTTGGACAAAGCGAGACGTCTTATTTGGCCGATCAAGCAAAAGTATGGCAAAAAGATCTCTTGGGCAGATTTGATGGTGCTTACAGGTAATGTGGCTTTGGAAGATATGGGGTTCAAAACATTCGGATTTGCAGGTGGTAGAGAAGATGTATGGGAGCCTGAGTTGGATGTGTACTGGGGAGCTGAGAAGAAATGGTTAGGGGATGAAAAACGCTACTCTGGCGATAGAGAGCTTGAAAATCCATTAGCTGCTGTACAAATGGGGCTGATTTACGTGAATCCTGAAGGACCTAACGGAAACCCTGACCCTTTGCTAGCTGCAGACGATATTCGTGCAACTTTCGGTAGAATGGGAATGAACGAAGAAGAAACTGTAGCATTGATTGCCGGTGGTCACACACTTGGAAAAGCTCACGGTGCTGGCGATGCTTCACATGTAAACCATGATCCTGAATCTGCCGATATCGAGGAGCAAGGATTTGGATGGAAGAGTGACTATAAATCTGGAAAAGGAGCTGATGCTATTACCTCAGGATTGGAAGTAACTTGGACGTCCACTCCAGCAAGGTGGAGCCACATGTTCTTTTTTAGCTTGTTTGAGCACGAGTGGGAATTGACCAAAAGCCCTGCAGGAGCTCACCAATGGGTAGCCAAAGGCGAGCCTAAAATGACTGTTCCAGATGCTTATGATTCTGAAAAAAGACACAAACCAACGATGTTCACTACGGATTTGTCGTTAAGAATGGATCCTAGTTTCGAGAAAATATCTAGAAGGTTTTACGAAAATCCTGAATTATTCAACGATGCTTTTGCCCGCGCTTGGTTCAAGTTAACCCACAGAGATATGGGTCCAAAAACAACCTATTTGGGACCGGAAGCACCAACAGAAGACCTTATTTGGCAAGACCCAATTCCTGCGGTGGATCATCAATTGATCAATAAATCAGACATCGCAAACTTAAAATCAACTATCCTAAATTCAGGTTTGACCATAAGTGAAATGGTGACTACAGCTTGGGCATCAGCTTCTACATATCGTGGATCAGATAGGAGAGGCGGTGCGAACGGTTCAAGAATCCGATTGGCACCTCAGAAAGATTGGGAAGTGAACAACCCAGCGCAATTAGCCAAAGTATTGGCTGTGTATGATAAAATCCAAGCTGATTTTAATGCAAAATCTGGAGCAAAGAAAGTATCTATGGCTGACCTGATTGTGTTGGCAGGTGCTGCTGCGGTGGAAAAAGCGGCTGCGAATGCGGGCTATACAGTAGATGTACCCTTCGTGCCTGGTCGTATGGATGCTACGCAAGAGCAAACGGATATAGCATCTTTCGGCTTGCTTGAGCCGATGGTCGATGGTTTCCGCAATTATTTGAAAACCCAATACACCATTTCAACAGAAGAATTACTGATTGACAAAGCACAATTGCTTACGTTAACTGCTCCTGAAATGACGGTGTTGGTAGGTGGAATGCGCTCACTTGGAACCAACTACGATGGTTCTAAGAAAGGTGTTTTCTCTGACAGTAAAGATGAATTGAATAACGATTTCTTCGTCAACCTGTTGGATATGAGCACAGAGTGGAAAAAGGCTGATGAGACCAAGGAATTGTTCAATGGGCTTGACAGAAAAACAGGAGAATTGAAATACACTGCTACCCGTGCAGATCTCATTTTCGGTTCAAATTCGGAACTGAGGGCTTTGGCAGAAGTATATGCCAGCGACGATGCAAAAGAAAAATTTATCTATGATTTTGTCGCAGCTTGGGACAAAGTGATGAAGCTTGATAGGTTTGATCTGGTCTACCAATAG
- a CDS encoding vanadium-dependent haloperoxidase, translating to MTKKLTYFLAFLLTTISLNSCKDDEVVPTDGTSDFSSEVILSWVELTLQLTEETPGFSPPVAARVYGYSGLALYESVRHGMPGYKSLEGQITDFSIGTIPSIENNEEYHWGAVANATLGVFLKGCFKSTSAANLALMDDLEEKYVAKFKTEAPEEVVNRSIAYGQAVGNVMITFANSDGQEECYKNNFPASYEVPVGEGLWEPTSASTPIPLQPYWGNVRPFMEKNVVDMLPIAPPAFSTDPTSTFYLEAKEVYEVVHNLTEEQKKIAEFWSDDPGNTATPPGHSYSIMMQILKDENADLARTAEVYAKLGMGVHDAFVSCWHAKYEYNLIRPITYIHEHMDDTWAIPLSTPPFPEYTSGHSVQSGATAQILTDLFGDNYAFVDRTHVNRTDIDGSPRSFTSFFHFADEAAISRLYGGIHYRAAIEVGVEQGVGIGKNIATLKFQ from the coding sequence ATGACAAAAAAACTCACCTATTTCCTTGCCTTCCTCCTGACAACAATCTCCCTAAATAGCTGTAAGGATGATGAGGTAGTACCAACAGATGGCACATCAGATTTTTCATCGGAAGTAATATTATCTTGGGTTGAACTTACGCTTCAGCTAACAGAAGAAACCCCAGGTTTTTCCCCACCAGTGGCCGCCCGTGTGTACGGCTATTCGGGCTTAGCTCTTTATGAAAGTGTGAGGCACGGAATGCCAGGCTATAAATCTCTTGAAGGACAAATTACAGACTTCAGTATCGGCACTATCCCAAGCATAGAAAACAATGAAGAATACCATTGGGGAGCGGTCGCCAATGCCACTTTGGGCGTATTCCTAAAAGGTTGCTTCAAATCAACGTCTGCGGCAAACTTGGCGCTAATGGATGACTTGGAAGAAAAATATGTAGCAAAATTCAAAACAGAAGCACCGGAAGAGGTGGTAAACCGCTCAATAGCCTATGGGCAAGCTGTAGGAAATGTAATGATAACTTTTGCCAATAGCGATGGACAAGAAGAATGTTACAAAAACAACTTTCCTGCATCGTATGAAGTCCCTGTAGGAGAAGGCCTTTGGGAACCTACAAGTGCGTCAACGCCAATCCCATTGCAACCCTACTGGGGAAACGTGAGGCCTTTCATGGAAAAAAATGTTGTTGACATGCTCCCTATTGCCCCTCCTGCATTCTCAACTGATCCAACGTCTACGTTTTACCTTGAAGCCAAAGAAGTGTACGAAGTAGTTCATAACCTAACCGAAGAGCAAAAGAAAATTGCTGAATTTTGGAGCGATGACCCAGGAAATACAGCCACACCTCCAGGGCACTCTTATTCTATCATGATGCAAATTCTAAAAGATGAAAACGCCGACCTTGCACGCACAGCTGAAGTATATGCCAAGCTTGGCATGGGTGTTCACGATGCTTTTGTCTCATGTTGGCATGCAAAATACGAGTATAATTTAATAAGGCCTATCACTTATATTCACGAGCATATGGACGATACTTGGGCCATTCCATTGAGTACGCCTCCATTCCCAGAATACACTTCAGGCCACTCAGTCCAGTCAGGGGCCACTGCTCAGATCTTGACAGACCTCTTTGGCGATAACTATGCTTTTGTGGATAGAACCCATGTAAACCGTACCGACATAGATGGTTCGCCTAGGTCTTTTACCTCTTTCTTCCATTTTGCTGACGAAGCTGCCATAAGCAGACTTTATGGAGGTATCCATTACCGCGCTGCCATAGAAGTTGGGGTAGAGCAAGGAGTAGGTATTGGAAAAAATATAGCGACATTAAAGTTTCAATAG
- a CDS encoding DUF5103 domain-containing protein: MANFYFRVLLTGLLVIGSASSSFAQLEQWLSRHDYAVDKRLRYENYVYENTIRTVRLYPLGIMPGELTDSPMIPLSQPYGFLLEFDELAEDADQYKVKFVHCNFDWKSSQLQPIEYLHEYNEFYIMDLEYSMNSKVDYVHYMYRLPRFKVSGNYLMIVYRENEDDIIITRRFVIYEETATIGARVEDAMGSEEGRRNQVVKFEINYGGIQLDRPEQNVFVALRQNYRWDNAIMDLKPLFVKEFQGVLDYNYFNRENEFSAGNEFRVVDFRDFSTFNIKTVNRFTKMDQVIVLPEKPRTGRVYNRMDDRDLNGRFLIRSSNTQDAHVEGDYVEVIFTLETPDQYKDGYVYILGSFNDWHLELENQMQYVPNENAYKASMLMKQGRYDYYYVIYNPETGKRDELTIESSHSDTSNEYDIIAYYRSIGSRGDRVIGYKSIRKSRR, from the coding sequence ATGGCTAATTTTTATTTTAGAGTGTTACTTACTGGCTTGCTGGTGATAGGTTCTGCTTCGAGTTCTTTTGCCCAGCTGGAACAATGGCTTTCCCGCCACGATTATGCTGTAGACAAACGGCTTCGCTACGAAAACTATGTGTATGAGAACACCATCAGGACAGTACGCTTGTATCCCTTGGGCATTATGCCAGGAGAGCTTACCGATTCGCCTATGATTCCGCTAAGCCAGCCTTATGGTTTTTTACTGGAATTTGATGAACTGGCCGAAGACGCAGATCAGTACAAAGTCAAATTCGTCCATTGCAACTTTGACTGGAAATCATCTCAACTCCAACCTATTGAGTATTTGCACGAGTACAATGAATTCTATATTATGGATTTGGAATATTCTATGAACTCGAAGGTAGACTATGTTCATTATATGTATCGCTTACCGCGATTCAAGGTATCGGGAAATTACCTAATGATCGTTTACCGAGAGAATGAGGACGATATAATAATCACCCGAAGGTTTGTGATTTATGAAGAAACGGCAACCATAGGTGCCAGGGTAGAAGATGCAATGGGCAGCGAAGAAGGCAGACGTAACCAAGTAGTGAAGTTTGAGATAAATTATGGTGGCATACAGCTAGACAGACCCGAACAAAATGTGTTTGTTGCCTTAAGACAAAACTACCGCTGGGACAATGCCATTATGGACTTGAAGCCTCTTTTTGTGAAGGAATTCCAAGGAGTGTTGGATTATAATTACTTCAACCGAGAAAATGAATTCAGTGCAGGAAACGAGTTCAGGGTAGTCGATTTCCGAGATTTCAGCACGTTTAATATCAAAACAGTCAACCGCTTTACAAAGATGGACCAAGTAATAGTGCTACCCGAAAAACCAAGAACAGGTAGGGTCTACAACCGGATGGACGACCGTGACCTTAACGGCAGGTTCTTGATCCGAAGTTCAAACACCCAAGATGCTCATGTTGAGGGCGACTATGTGGAGGTGATTTTCACTCTTGAAACTCCCGACCAATACAAAGATGGTTATGTGTATATTTTGGGGAGTTTTAATGACTGGCACTTGGAGCTAGAAAACCAAATGCAATATGTGCCAAATGAAAATGCCTACAAGGCAAGTATGCTAATGAAACAAGGCAGGTACGATTATTACTATGTAATCTACAACCCTGAAACTGGCAAAAGAGATGAACTCACCATTGAAAGCAGCCATAGCGATACCAGCAACGAATACGATATCATTGCTTATTACCGGTCAATAGGCTCACGAGGAGATAGGGTAATTGGCTACAAATCTATTAGGAAATCGAGACGATAA
- a CDS encoding transposase: MDAARIAYYAKRFSDKAKPVRPTSKAISKLKLLCAERDLAVRDLSKYKGQLKQEEGFLDKGYFVGKTKRVKKIMSAYEKTIKEIEGEIDVLIENDPDIKDNFDNIVSIEGVGRQTAIATIVATENFQKFDDPRKFACHIGCAPFRYQSGTSVNSRNKVSHRANKKLKKIFHLAALSTLRTNGQLREYFDRKLAEGKHKMSIINAIRSKLVHRIFAIVKQNRKYEKIYTHTLV, from the coding sequence GTGGATGCGGCCAGGATAGCATACTATGCCAAACGGTTTTCTGACAAGGCAAAACCGGTACGACCTACATCAAAGGCTATCAGCAAGTTAAAGCTGCTATGCGCCGAGCGGGACCTTGCCGTCAGGGACCTGTCCAAGTACAAGGGGCAGCTAAAACAAGAAGAGGGGTTCCTCGACAAAGGGTACTTTGTGGGGAAGACAAAAAGGGTAAAAAAGATCATGTCCGCCTACGAGAAAACGATCAAAGAGATCGAGGGGGAGATAGACGTGCTCATAGAAAACGACCCCGACATCAAGGACAACTTTGACAATATCGTCTCCATCGAGGGGGTGGGCAGGCAGACCGCTATCGCAACGATCGTCGCCACGGAGAATTTCCAGAAGTTCGACGACCCCAGAAAGTTCGCCTGCCATATAGGCTGCGCCCCGTTCAGATACCAATCCGGCACGAGCGTCAACTCAAGGAACAAGGTCTCGCACAGGGCAAACAAGAAGCTCAAAAAAATCTTCCACCTGGCCGCTCTCTCCACGCTCAGGACCAACGGGCAATTGAGAGAATATTTTGACCGGAAGCTCGCCGAGGGAAAGCACAAGATGTCCATCATCAACGCGATCCGTTCAAAGCTCGTCCACCGAATCTTTGCCATCGTCAAACAAAACAGGAAATATGAAAAAATTTATACCCATACACTTGTTTAA
- a CDS encoding alpha/beta hydrolase family protein, with protein sequence MKMKFNLLTITLLLVGNFAAKASAVDTLLVESKAMGTIKNIVLLPDSYDPKGEALPVLYLLHGAFGDHTDWMQIRPDLGDYADKYGFIIICPDGGFNSWYFDSPIDEEMQYETYIAKELVQKVDAEYKTITNRNGRAITGLSMGGHGALYLAFRHQDIWAAAGSTSGGVDIRPFPGNWDIAKRIGEYSEFRSNWEENTIINMVYLLKKNSLKLIIDCGVDDFFYGVNKQLHQKLVDRNIPHDYIERPGEHNMEYWANSITYQLLFFNDFFNSQEKE encoded by the coding sequence ATGAAAATGAAATTCAACCTTCTTACAATTACCCTGCTATTGGTAGGCAATTTTGCTGCAAAAGCTTCCGCAGTAGATACACTTCTGGTAGAAAGCAAAGCGATGGGGACAATCAAAAACATCGTACTCTTACCCGATTCCTATGACCCAAAAGGCGAAGCGCTCCCTGTGCTGTACTTGCTGCACGGGGCTTTTGGCGACCATACGGATTGGATGCAGATCCGCCCTGACCTCGGTGACTATGCCGACAAATATGGATTTATTATCATATGCCCCGATGGTGGGTTCAATAGCTGGTATTTCGACAGCCCGATAGATGAGGAAATGCAGTATGAAACCTACATTGCTAAAGAGCTGGTACAGAAGGTAGATGCTGAATATAAGACGATTACCAACCGAAATGGGCGGGCAATTACGGGCTTGAGCATGGGCGGCCATGGAGCTTTGTACTTGGCATTTAGGCACCAAGATATTTGGGCGGCTGCGGGAAGTACCAGCGGTGGGGTAGATATCCGACCCTTTCCCGGAAATTGGGACATAGCCAAGCGAATAGGGGAATACAGCGAATTCAGAAGCAATTGGGAAGAGAATACCATTATCAATATGGTCTATTTGCTGAAAAAGAATAGCCTAAAGCTGATTATAGACTGCGGGGTAGATGACTTTTTTTATGGAGTGAACAAGCAGCTTCACCAGAAGCTAGTCGATAGGAATATTCCTCATGATTATATAGAGCGACCAGGCGAGCATAACATGGAATATTGGGCTAATTCTATCACATACCAACTCTTGTTTTTCAACGATTTTTTTAATTCTCAGGAGAAAGAATAG
- a CDS encoding adenylate/guanylate cyclase domain-containing protein yields the protein MKITPKAKRNISRIIPFGIIWVLSGWIVDVTEFGVTHNQNLNPDTAIALTVPVLIFASIANAVVGLMLGTLEVVYLEKRFSNQSLWVKLFYKFFTYLTLFVIIIVILYPLALSLESGVSLLAVDTWQQLGRFLVSITFFVTLFHLSVRVIVSLIYSTISENLGHHLFLNFFSGKYHQPKIEKRIFMFLDMKSSTTIAEALGHIKYFKLLGTYYNIMSDPIINSFGEVYQYIGDEIVISWKASKGINQANCIKCFFDIRDHLNEQKEVLFHEFGFEIGFKAGIHFGEVTIGEIGALKKEIVFTGDVLNTTARIQSLCKELKSDLLISGAIKELLPHSNYQYSSKGEIELKGRNKKEELFSVTSQKQVSNLN from the coding sequence GTGAAAATAACTCCAAAAGCGAAAAGAAACATTTCAAGGATTATTCCCTTCGGGATAATCTGGGTATTGAGTGGATGGATAGTTGATGTAACAGAGTTCGGAGTAACACATAACCAAAACCTCAATCCAGATACTGCTATTGCCTTGACCGTCCCTGTGCTCATTTTTGCTAGCATAGCGAATGCCGTGGTTGGACTTATGTTAGGGACTTTAGAAGTAGTTTATTTAGAAAAGAGATTCTCAAATCAATCACTATGGGTCAAGCTTTTTTACAAATTCTTCACCTACCTCACCTTATTTGTTATAATTATCGTCATCCTTTATCCTCTAGCTTTATCTTTAGAATCAGGTGTAAGTTTGCTAGCAGTTGATACTTGGCAACAATTAGGCAGATTCCTAGTAAGTATAACTTTCTTTGTTACCCTATTTCATTTGTCTGTAAGGGTAATTGTCAGTTTGATCTATTCAACAATAAGTGAAAACTTAGGACACCATCTGTTTCTAAATTTTTTTTCTGGGAAATACCATCAACCCAAAATTGAAAAGCGGATTTTCATGTTCCTAGACATGAAATCTTCGACTACCATAGCCGAAGCGCTAGGCCACATAAAATACTTCAAATTACTGGGCACCTATTACAATATTATGTCAGACCCCATCATCAATTCATTCGGTGAAGTCTACCAGTACATAGGAGATGAAATCGTGATTTCATGGAAGGCTAGCAAGGGGATTAACCAGGCAAACTGCATCAAATGCTTCTTTGACATACGAGATCATCTCAATGAACAAAAAGAAGTTTTATTTCATGAATTTGGCTTTGAAATTGGTTTCAAAGCAGGGATTCATTTCGGTGAAGTCACTATTGGAGAAATTGGGGCTCTAAAAAAGGAAATCGTATTTACGGGGGATGTCTTAAATACGACCGCCAGAATCCAAAGTCTTTGTAAGGAATTAAAATCTGACTTACTGATCTCAGGTGCAATTAAAGAATTATTACCCCATTCTAACTATCAATATAGCTCTAAAGGAGAGATAGAACTGAAAGGAAGAAATAAGAAAGAAGAACTTTTTAGCGTAACTTCCCAAAAACAAGTCAGTAATCTGAATTAA